The genomic interval ACAGTGCTCCTTGGTGTTATGGCCTCAGgggcaaaaaatgtgcaaaatgaaaGGCCATTTCCTGGTGTAATTAATCCAGAGTCAGACAGTGTAGTGTAATAGACTaggaactctgggagaccagggttcaaatccctgctcagccatgaaaacattgagcaagtcacactctctcagcctcagaggaaggcagtggcaagcctccttAGAgtgaacttgaagacacaaaacaaaaataaaccttGGCCCATATCTTGTCCTGAGGAGGCAGATAGTAACTTTACATGCAGATCTGTATGATTTGTAGATGCGCAACCATATGCAGTGGTACCGTGTGGACAACTTCACTTGTTGCCCCTTAGACATTACTCAACCTTGGAGCTGTTGCTGGAATCCACGTCAGTGGGCAGAGATTGGTGTATGTGCTCCGGGTTTTAGTTCAAACTGTAAATGACATCTCCAAAGCGCTAGAATCTGTCACCAAAATTGATTGAGCCCTTGGAGAGCACCCATACAATTCAGGCTGAAACCCATAGTGGCTTCTTAGCTCCAGTCTTGCAAACCATCATGAAAGCGACAGAATTGGAGACAACATTATGTGAACCTCCCACAAATTTCTCCCACTGAGGCAGGGCAATGGCAACACAAAAGGCTTTGGGAATCTTTTAAGAAGCTGGCAAATAAACCAGGTTTCTTTGCTATTCACTCTTCCTCTTTGGTACAGCAGTCTGCAAACATGGTTTTCAACCAAAAAAATCTCGCAGTCTGGATGAGATGTGCAAAATAGCCACCAATTTTACCGCAGGGCACCATCCAAAgatctctggtgctgcaacaagctatgaatcccaggagtccataggatggcgcTGTGtccattaaagcggtgtcaaactgcattgaattctgcagtgcaagtGCACCCATGCAAACCCTCCTTAAGAGAAAAATAGACTATGGAAACTCTCCATATCTGATTGATCAGTTTGCAATTTTTACTGGATCCCTCTCCTTTGCCCCATTTTGTGCAATGTGGATTTATAGGTCACATCTGGATTGTTGCCCTGACCGAGACCGAAGGCCTTGTCCAAAGGTTTATCATTCCTGGATGATTACCCATGATCCGCCCATCTTTATGACAATAAGTGTAACTCTACCCTGCAAAAAGGACAAtgtgttgttcttttattttgttctgaatTGTTCACAGAAAGAGCTTGCACTTTGTACAGACACATACATTACAGAGTTCATAAATAAGACACTGGTAATATTGCACAAGAGGAAATAGCCGGCCTTGATTTACATCTgcacaatatacatacatacatacatacatatatatatatatagagagagagagagagagaggtttgttgttgttgttgttgttgttgttgttgttgtatttataccccgctcttcatccctaaaggctatcagagcgacttacaatcattatttttaattaaacaattCTAATGAGATATATATCTACTATATGTATGAGAGAATGCAGTTGTCTGAGTgttggagtaataataataataaaatgcatttctatcctgcctcacCAGCAGATCGAGTAACACTCTGCTGTTTCCACACTgcaagaaataaagcaatttgataccacttcaacttcaatactgtggaattctgggatctgtagtttgttgtggcaccagagctctctgatggctAAATCTCTTACAAACTCCAGCATTCCAtataatggagccatggcagtcaaagcgttgctaaactggatcagttctgcagtgtagatgcatatattttaaaatgaatgaattacAAAGGCAGATTGGTCCCCTTTCCTCACAAGGAACTTGGCACCGTAAAAATCTGCTTTTGAAACTTTCCTCCACTTagagaggaggagagtgaaaggATAGGTTTCAACATTGAGAAATAGCCTCCCTCTTGGTTTGTTCATGGAGTAAATTGGGCTCACAGGTGAGTCACCCAAACGCAGTTAGGGGAAGATAAAGCAATGTTGGACCATGATACTCCTGATGTACTAACTACTTTAAACTATGGATAGTAATCATGCAGCTCTTCCGATGCTGAAAAACTTCAATTGTTGTGACTCTTAGCCAGTGCACTCTGAACTGTCCAGATTTTGTAGGAtcaatcccagttaatcctcttccgtcccaccttttcagctatCTTTAAAatcttccagtttctctctcttcctcccactttcccccttttattttcaGCTTACTTCCATCGCTGCAAAATGAGTTGAAATTGCAAAACTACTTTCCTATCAATTAAAtcagcagggaggaaaggaggctgAGTGCTTCCCTGCAgactcagccaaaagcaaaccgCTACAtaagcctctcctagcttatcgATTCTGCCTTGCTGGGATCAAAATGGATCTCCTTTTGCAAAATGTTTGGGAACTGCAGCTGCTTGCAACTAATCCTGAGGAATACAACAGACATTGGAAACAGCAAATTTGCTGAATGCTTTCACCAAAATCCTGTTGGGAGttgcatcttcataagtggacttaggTCTGCAAGAATAACATTttccatcttgagcacactctcACATCCCTTGGTGACatacatcccagttttcatctctgaaacgTTGGAAGGTATGTTAGTATAGCCTATGATGAgggatgctgggatctgcagtccaacaccatcaGGAAGTTTTCAAGAGCTCCAGCCCTGTGGCTAAAGCATGCCTACCAAAGCCTTTCCATCTTCCATCATACCCAACCGATGCCTGATCCCTACAATTCATTCTCAATTCACATCAGACAATTCAttctctattcacattaaaacagacaaacaatTAACAAAATGCTCAATTCTTTCTGTACAtaccttcatttaaaaaatgaaataaatgcaatgcaATTAAATAAGACAAGAAAGCCAAATGTTGGTGAGTTcaatatacattttccctctagGCAATTAAGGAGCGTAATGTGAGTAACAGACTAACAGGGTGACTAACAGATCTAACTTTCCATGTAGGTTTTGATGGAACTAAAGTAAACTCTGCTCCATAAGTCATCTTCCTCCACCCACACACCTGTCCTAGGAACAATGCGGTGTCCCTTTGCAACATCCGCAGGTGCATGTGTTTCGGCTCATATCTGAGAActtactggctttttaaaaagtgcatccAAAATGCAAAAGATCTGTGCACTGAAACTACTTAAAACATTGCCAAGTTCTCAGAAAAGTTAGTTCAGAATCATTTAAGGAATTCTCTAGAGTGCCTTTCCATAGATTGCTTTGTAACGCAGGTGCTCTTCCAAACATTGGATGGCGTACTCATCGACCCGAGGGTCAAATTTGTTGGCAAAAAGGTGATGCTGAGACAATACCCAGTGAAGATCCCCGACTCCATAGACACACACTGCTCGCCGGGATGTCCCCGTGCAAGGAGGATACGGTGCCCCCTTCGCAATGTCCCCTTCGCTGTAGGCCCACTTCACCAACCTTGCGATGGCGTTCATGTCCGTGAGATCGAACTTGCTGTTGAAAGGGACCCCGCCTGGCATTCCTGGGATGCGGTGCAAAGTGGCCCAGAGATGCTCGTCGGGACTGTAGGTATCCTTGGACCACTCTATGACTTCTTTGGCCACTGGGTCTTGGAAGAGGTGTTGGACAAATTCCCTGGTGAGCACGACGTAGGCGTTCCCGGTGAACATGGGGGAGCTTTGCGGAGGGGGGCTTTTCTCTGTTTCTGTCCTGACCACAGAATCCGTCACTTCGTGGTGGTATTTCCATCGGCCTATTTTGTATGCCGATGGCCTCTCCGACTCCATGTTGTTCTTCCCATTCAAAACTTTGAGGCTTCGGACAATCTCTGCATTGGTTTTGATGGGGAAGTCGGTCCCGCAGGTGTTGAGGAGGTACCTCCATGGTACCTTGGTTTGGAGGAGGTCTTCCATGCAGTTCAGGTCAGCTTGCACTCTGCCCCAAGAGGCATAAACCACCCTTTCTTGCTTGGATGCCATGAAGACATTCCCAAAGCAGGAGACGATGCTCTGAACTGCTTCTTGGAAAGGTTGCGGAGACTTGGTGTCAACGTGGACGCAGTACACATTCTGGGGGGCGTAGATGGCCCTCAACAGCCTTTCAAACATCTCAATCTTGTCATGGATCACCATGGAATAAGCAATGGGGaagtcttcctcctctttgctcaGGGGGAACTCGATGAATTTCCGGCTGGCTTTGAAAAGGCCACAGTCTTTGGTCATGTTGAGGTAGTGCTCTTCTTGTAAATGGTCCCCCCCGGTTTTCTGTTGCAACCGGTTCAGCAGAGCCTCTTGGACAGCTTCAGGGTCTCCGTGGCTGAGTTGAGAACAACTGATgttgccccggggagacaactTCAGCGACTGGTAGAGCTGGTCTTTGCAAGACTGGCTTCTCGGATCTGTGCTGTCCTGACCCAAGTCTTGGAGTTCGCACTCCCAACTGGTGTATTTCAACACCGCTATTGCAAAGAGCATCAAGCTGCCCACAACCACCAAGCGTGACACTTGGCTGAAAAGTCTCCTTTCTGACAAATGCATCTTTCCCAGGAGAAACGCAACGTCTGGTCCTTAGGACGTGATGGGTTTCCAAAGTTCTCTGTCCTAGTTACTCGACTCAGAGGAGCAAATGGCTAAAGTCTCTTGTCACTGAGTTAGCATCTCTTGAGAAGCAGCAGGGATCGCAGCAAGCCCAGCAGGTGCTCCTCAGCAGTCAGTCAGTGGATCTGTTCTTCCTTGCATCTCTCCTGGGAGTGTAACCTGAGAGCTCTGATGGGTTGTCAGGTACAATCCAGGCAGGGAGGGGCCCAAGAGAGAGAGACGCCAGAGGTGTTGCAACACAGCAAACAACACTTCAGAGGCTGAAAAGATGAACTTTCTTAACTTTCCATTCGCCCTCCGGTGACCTTTGGACAGGTAACTTGAATTTCTGGTAGATGCAGGTGTCTGACAGATTGCTTGCAATGAAATGAATCAGGTgcaaggagagccagcatggttttaAATacaggacttggactctggagagcggggttcaattccccacttggacatgaaacccattggacaagtcacacactctcagcctctggggaaggcaacggcaagcctcctctgaataaatcttgccaagaaaaccccaagataggttcacctttgggttgctgtaagttggaaatgacttgaaggcacacaactgacATGCAATTTCTACTAT from Sceloporus undulatus isolate JIND9_A2432 ecotype Alabama chromosome 6, SceUnd_v1.1, whole genome shotgun sequence carries:
- the GCNT3 gene encoding beta-1,3-galactosyl-O-glycosyl-glycoprotein beta-1,6-N-acetylglucosaminyltransferase 3, whose protein sequence is MHLSERRLFSQVSRLVVVGSLMLFAIAVLKYTSWECELQDLGQDSTDPRSQSCKDQLYQSLKLSPRGNISCSQLSHGDPEAVQEALLNRLQQKTGGDHLQEEHYLNMTKDCGLFKASRKFIEFPLSKEEEDFPIAYSMVIHDKIEMFERLLRAIYAPQNVYCVHVDTKSPQPFQEAVQSIVSCFGNVFMASKQERVVYASWGRVQADLNCMEDLLQTKVPWRYLLNTCGTDFPIKTNAEIVRSLKVLNGKNNMESERPSAYKIGRWKYHHEVTDSVVRTETEKSPPPQSSPMFTGNAYVVLTREFVQHLFQDPVAKEVIEWSKDTYSPDEHLWATLHRIPGMPGGVPFNSKFDLTDMNAIARLVKWAYSEGDIAKGAPYPPCTGTSRRAVCVYGVGDLHWVLSQHHLFANKFDPRVDEYAIQCLEEHLRYKAIYGKAL